A genome region from Streptomyces antimycoticus includes the following:
- a CDS encoding S1 family peptidase → MNKRTLAISGAAVAALGAAAILLPNANANPDETSGAKTFSSPVAVKLARSLAADLGDNGAGWYYDNANRQLVMNVMDEDSAEGVRAKGAVAKVVSNSMEDLKAATKTLSSDASVPGTAWSIDPVTNKVRVTADRTVTGAKWATLTKATDQMEGTVSVKRSQGEFKKFDGEEAAQPGDNGGAGAGDAAGDAGAGDASGDAGAGAAGGAGDAGAGAAGGAGDAGAGGAAGGEQGAGGAGDAGGAGDAGGGDAAAGGLDGGDAIFGGGARCSLGFNVNVDGAPGFLTAGHCGNASQTWTSDEAGAQQVGTVQDSQFPESDFALVMYDDATTQASSTVDLQNGSTQEIGRAVEASVGLKVQRSGSTTGVTDGTVTGLNATVNYGNGDIVNGLIQTDVCAEPGDSGGAMFAEDAAVGLTSGGSGDCTQGGETFFQPVTGALEATGAVIGAGDGGAGGGDGDAAGGAGDAAGGAGDAAGGAGDAAGGAGDAAGGAGDAAGAGNAGAGDAGDAGDAGAGDAGAAAGADDTGSEAGQGLN, encoded by the coding sequence GTGAACAAGCGGACCCTCGCCATTTCCGGAGCCGCCGTCGCCGCGCTCGGAGCAGCGGCCATTCTGCTGCCCAACGCGAATGCGAACCCGGACGAGACGTCGGGCGCCAAGACCTTCTCGTCCCCGGTCGCGGTGAAGCTCGCGAGGAGCCTCGCCGCGGACCTCGGTGACAACGGTGCGGGCTGGTACTACGACAACGCCAACCGCCAGCTCGTCATGAATGTGATGGACGAGGACTCCGCCGAGGGCGTCCGGGCCAAGGGCGCCGTGGCGAAGGTCGTGTCCAACAGCATGGAAGACCTTAAGGCCGCCACCAAGACGCTGAGCAGCGACGCCTCGGTGCCCGGCACCGCCTGGTCCATCGACCCGGTCACCAACAAGGTCCGGGTGACCGCCGACCGGACGGTGACCGGCGCCAAGTGGGCCACGCTGACCAAGGCCACGGATCAGATGGAGGGCACGGTCAGCGTCAAGCGCAGCCAGGGCGAGTTCAAGAAGTTCGACGGCGAGGAGGCGGCCCAGCCCGGCGACAACGGCGGCGCGGGCGCGGGGGACGCCGCGGGTGACGCCGGTGCCGGGGATGCCTCGGGTGACGCGGGCGCTGGCGCCGCGGGTGGTGCTGGTGACGCGGGCGCCGGCGCGGCAGGGGGCGCGGGTGACGCCGGTGCCGGAGGCGCCGCCGGCGGGGAGCAGGGCGCGGGTGGCGCCGGGGACGCCGGTGGTGCTGGTGACGCGGGCGGTGGTGACGCCGCGGCCGGAGGGCTCGACGGCGGCGATGCCATCTTCGGCGGTGGCGCCCGCTGTTCACTGGGCTTCAACGTCAACGTCGACGGCGCGCCGGGCTTCCTGACCGCCGGCCACTGTGGCAACGCATCCCAGACCTGGACCTCGGACGAGGCCGGCGCCCAGCAGGTGGGCACCGTGCAGGACTCCCAGTTCCCCGAGAGCGACTTCGCGCTGGTGATGTACGACGACGCCACCACCCAGGCGTCCAGCACGGTCGACCTCCAGAACGGCAGCACCCAGGAGATCGGGCGCGCGGTCGAGGCGAGCGTGGGCCTGAAGGTGCAGCGCTCCGGCTCCACGACCGGCGTCACCGACGGCACGGTCACCGGCCTCAACGCCACGGTGAACTACGGCAACGGCGACATCGTCAACGGCCTCATCCAGACCGATGTGTGCGCCGAGCCCGGCGACAGCGGCGGCGCGATGTTCGCCGAGGACGCGGCGGTCGGGCTGACGTCCGGCGGCAGTGGCGACTGCACCCAGGGCGGCGAGACGTTCTTCCAGCCGGTGACCGGCGCGCTGGAGGCCACCGGTGCGGTCATCGGCGCAGGCGACGGCGGCGCCGGTGGCGGTGACGGTGACGCGGCTGGTGGCGCCGGTGATGCTGCGGGCGGTGCTGGCGACGCGGCCGGTGGTGCCGGTGATGCTGCGGGCGGTGCTGGCGACGCGGCCGGTGGTGCCGGTGACGCAGCCGGTGCGGGCAACGCCGGAGCGGGTGACGCGGGCGACGCGGGTGACGCGGGGGCCGGTGATGCAGGTGCCGCCGCCGGGGCCGATGACACCGGCAGCGAGGCGGGCCAGGGTCTCAACTGA
- a CDS encoding carbohydrate ABC transporter permease, with protein MAPPRSPMAAPRSFLWARRIFLTLLTGFVLLPVYVMVSSSLKPLQDVSGTFRWLPSGLTIRPYIDIWSTVPLADYFVNSVIVAGAATVCSVVIAVFAAYAVSRYRFRGKRVFTVTVLSTQMFPGILFLLPLFLIYVNIGNATGIALFGSRGGLILTYLTFSLPFSIWMLIGYFDSVPRDLDEAALVDGCGPLGALFRVVVPAAIPGIVAVAVYAFMTAWGEVLFASVMTNDTTRTLAVGLQGYATQTEVYWNQVMAASLVVSVPVVAGFLLLQRYLVAGLTAGAVK; from the coding sequence ATGGCCCCTCCCCGCTCACCGATGGCCGCCCCCCGGTCCTTCCTCTGGGCCCGCCGGATCTTCCTCACCCTGCTCACCGGCTTCGTCCTGCTGCCGGTGTACGTCATGGTCTCCAGCTCCCTGAAGCCACTGCAGGACGTCTCCGGGACGTTCCGCTGGCTGCCGAGCGGGCTGACCATCCGCCCCTACATCGACATCTGGTCGACGGTCCCGCTCGCCGACTACTTCGTGAACTCGGTCATCGTGGCGGGCGCGGCGACCGTCTGCTCGGTGGTGATCGCCGTCTTCGCCGCGTACGCGGTCAGCCGGTACCGCTTCCGGGGCAAGCGGGTGTTCACGGTCACCGTGCTGTCCACCCAGATGTTCCCCGGGATCCTCTTCCTGCTGCCGTTGTTCCTCATCTACGTCAACATCGGCAACGCCACCGGCATCGCACTCTTCGGCTCCCGCGGCGGTCTCATCCTCACCTATCTCACCTTCTCGCTGCCGTTCTCGATCTGGATGCTCATCGGGTACTTCGACTCGGTGCCGCGCGATCTGGACGAGGCGGCGCTGGTGGACGGCTGCGGACCGCTCGGCGCGCTGTTCCGGGTCGTCGTCCCGGCCGCGATCCCCGGCATCGTCGCCGTCGCCGTCTACGCGTTCATGACCGCCTGGGGCGAGGTGCTCTTCGCGTCCGTGATGACCAACGACACCACCCGCACCCTCGCCGTCGGCCTCCAGGGGTACGCCACCCAGACCGAGGTGTACTGGAACCAGGTCATGGCCGCCTCGCTCGTCGTCAGTGTTCCCGTGGTCGCGGGCTTCCTGCTCCTCCAGCGCTATCTCGTCGCCGGACTCACCGCCGGAGCCGTGAAGTGA
- a CDS encoding L-rhamnose mutarotase, with the protein MRVALHSVLKEGQESGYEQVHATVPEDLLEALRRAGITNWRIWRSGRHLFHLVDCEDFAAAMAALDKDPANQRWQEFIGAYVDHFEDTGGSAAEAERMALGEVWELSAQAEAAERG; encoded by the coding sequence ATGCGGGTGGCGTTGCACTCGGTTCTCAAGGAGGGCCAGGAGTCCGGTTATGAGCAGGTGCATGCCACGGTCCCGGAGGACCTGCTGGAGGCGCTGCGACGGGCCGGGATCACCAACTGGCGGATCTGGCGCAGTGGACGCCATCTCTTCCACCTCGTGGACTGCGAGGACTTCGCGGCCGCGATGGCGGCGCTGGACAAGGATCCGGCCAACCAGCGCTGGCAGGAGTTCATCGGCGCCTATGTCGACCACTTCGAGGACACCGGCGGTTCCGCCGCCGAGGCGGAGCGGATGGCGCTCGGCGAGGTGTGGGAGCTGAGCGCCCAGGCGGAGGCCGCCGAGCGCGGATAG
- the polX gene encoding DNA polymerase/3'-5' exonuclease PolX — protein sequence MARSNEEVEALLREYADLLLITGGDAYRARAYEKAARAIGGHAADISQFDAKALRDIPNVGRSIADKVVEYLRTGTMPAVEEARAAIPAGVRELTAIPALGPKKAMILYEELQISSIDQLAQAIEEHQLRDLKGFGPKSEENILHGIALMRAAGNRIPLDEAMDVADDIVAALSKVRGCRRCAYAGSLRRMRETVGDVDILVAAEDSGPFMEAFTGLPLTAEVIAHGQKKTSIRTTKGLQVDLRVLPLDSWGAGLLYFTGSKAHNIRIRAIAVRHGLKLSEYGLFETKSGKSIASRSEEDVYARLGMDWIPPTLREDRGEVKAALEGQLPKLVTESDLRGDLHTHTSLTDGLEPLENMITKAERRGYAYYAITDHAPKLYMQQMTEEKMLAQRERVRELDRGRGRGKTRLLHGVELNIDTDGDVDWPPEFLEDFDVCVASVHTQFGMDRKAMTRRLVRACENPYVHVIGHPTTRLIGKRPGIDADLDEVFAACARTGTALEINAHPDRLDLSDEHILRAKSYGVVFALDSDAHSTRDLDNMRYGVGVAQRGWLTPDDIINTWPLTRLRRFLRKDKGQQPST from the coding sequence ATGGCTCGCTCCAATGAGGAGGTCGAAGCCCTCCTGCGCGAGTACGCCGATCTCCTCCTGATCACGGGCGGGGACGCGTACCGGGCGCGTGCGTACGAGAAGGCCGCCCGGGCGATCGGTGGCCATGCGGCCGACATCTCGCAGTTCGACGCGAAGGCGCTGCGGGACATCCCCAATGTGGGCCGGTCGATCGCCGACAAGGTGGTCGAGTATCTGCGCACCGGGACCATGCCCGCGGTCGAGGAGGCGCGCGCCGCGATCCCGGCCGGGGTGCGGGAGCTGACCGCCATCCCGGCGCTGGGGCCGAAGAAGGCCATGATCCTCTACGAGGAGCTGCAGATCTCCTCGATCGACCAGCTGGCCCAGGCGATCGAGGAGCACCAGCTGCGCGATCTCAAGGGCTTCGGACCGAAGTCGGAGGAGAACATCCTCCACGGCATCGCGCTGATGCGCGCCGCGGGCAACCGCATCCCGCTCGACGAGGCCATGGACGTGGCCGATGACATCGTCGCCGCCCTGTCCAAGGTGCGCGGCTGCCGGCGGTGTGCGTACGCCGGCTCGCTGCGCCGGATGAGGGAGACCGTGGGTGATGTGGACATCCTGGTCGCGGCGGAGGATTCCGGCCCGTTCATGGAGGCGTTCACCGGGCTTCCGCTCACCGCCGAGGTGATCGCACACGGCCAGAAGAAGACATCGATCCGCACCACTAAGGGGCTGCAGGTGGATCTGCGGGTCCTGCCGCTGGACTCTTGGGGTGCGGGGCTGCTCTATTTCACCGGCTCGAAGGCGCACAACATCCGCATCCGCGCGATCGCGGTGCGCCATGGCCTCAAACTCTCCGAGTACGGCCTCTTCGAGACCAAGAGCGGCAAGAGCATCGCCTCACGCAGCGAGGAGGACGTCTACGCCCGGCTCGGCATGGACTGGATCCCGCCGACGCTGCGCGAGGACCGGGGCGAGGTCAAGGCCGCCCTCGAAGGCCAACTCCCCAAGCTGGTCACCGAGTCGGACCTACGGGGCGATCTGCACACCCACACCAGCCTCACCGATGGGCTGGAACCGCTGGAGAACATGATCACCAAGGCGGAGCGGCGCGGATACGCGTACTACGCCATCACCGATCACGCGCCCAAGCTGTATATGCAGCAGATGACCGAGGAGAAGATGCTGGCCCAGCGGGAGCGGGTGCGCGAGCTCGACCGGGGGCGCGGACGCGGGAAGACCCGGCTGCTGCACGGTGTGGAGCTGAACATCGACACCGACGGAGACGTGGACTGGCCGCCCGAGTTCCTCGAGGACTTCGATGTGTGCGTGGCCTCGGTGCACACCCAGTTCGGCATGGACCGCAAGGCCATGACCCGGCGGCTGGTGAGGGCCTGCGAGAACCCGTACGTCCATGTCATCGGCCATCCGACGACCCGGCTGATCGGCAAACGGCCCGGTATCGACGCCGACTTGGACGAGGTGTTCGCCGCCTGCGCCCGCACCGGCACCGCGCTGGAGATCAACGCACATCCGGACCGGCTCGATCTGTCGGACGAGCACATCCTGCGGGCGAAGTCGTACGGGGTAGTGTTCGCCCTGGACAGCGACGCCCACTCGACCCGGGATCTGGACAATATGCGGTACGGGGTGGGTGTGGCGCAGCGAGGCTGGCTCACTCCGGACGACATCATCAATACCTGGCCGCTAACCCGATTGCGGCGTTTTCTGCGCAAGGACAAGGGGCAGCAGCCTTCTACATGA
- a CDS encoding baeRF2 domain-containing protein, translated as MDVGFLKPLFDRPGPWAGVYMDTSRSTEDAPRRRTLRERFVADQLAEQGADRATCDAVIERLAGEQVARASAGRALFAADGEVVLDLPLATSPIDVVTSWSMLPRVAPLAAFRGEWPACLVAFVDQAGADLELRDDTGSRPAGRAAGRRGHGRGHRSVPADRHEWHYRNRVGNTWEQTADRVADELVRQWSDGDAELLILAGDPRERRAVRDRLPEPLRAMTEEMRHGSRASGCSELLNAEIDHARAEHARAHLESVLDLFRAGRGRPGGPGPGGHDGDGPPSSRAAEGVPAVVAAMRSHQAATLLLGTAGGDMRHEVWIGPDADQVAVQRSQARAMGVRTPEPARADDALIRSAAVADTEVLVVPAGLQGPAGGLGAVLRWHA; from the coding sequence ATGGACGTTGGATTCCTGAAGCCGTTGTTCGATCGCCCCGGTCCATGGGCGGGTGTGTACATGGACACCTCCCGCAGCACGGAGGACGCGCCCAGACGGCGCACGCTGCGGGAGCGGTTCGTGGCGGATCAGCTGGCCGAGCAGGGCGCCGACCGCGCCACCTGTGACGCGGTGATCGAGCGGCTGGCAGGTGAGCAGGTGGCCAGGGCGTCCGCGGGGCGGGCGCTGTTCGCGGCGGATGGCGAGGTGGTGCTCGACCTGCCGCTGGCCACGTCCCCGATCGATGTGGTCACGTCCTGGTCGATGCTGCCGCGGGTGGCGCCACTGGCCGCGTTCCGTGGCGAGTGGCCGGCCTGTCTGGTGGCCTTCGTCGACCAGGCGGGCGCCGATCTGGAGCTGCGGGACGACACCGGCAGTCGCCCGGCGGGCCGCGCCGCGGGGCGGAGAGGGCATGGCCGGGGCCACCGGTCGGTGCCCGCCGACCGCCACGAGTGGCACTACCGCAACCGGGTCGGGAACACCTGGGAGCAGACCGCCGATCGCGTGGCCGACGAGCTGGTGCGGCAGTGGTCGGACGGCGACGCCGAGCTGCTGATCCTGGCCGGTGATCCGCGCGAGCGCCGGGCCGTACGCGACCGGCTGCCCGAGCCGCTGCGGGCCATGACGGAGGAGATGCGCCACGGCAGCAGGGCCTCCGGCTGCTCCGAGCTGCTGAACGCGGAGATCGACCATGCCCGGGCGGAGCACGCCCGCGCCCATCTGGAGTCGGTCCTCGATCTCTTCCGCGCCGGTCGGGGCCGCCCCGGCGGGCCGGGCCCGGGCGGGCACGACGGCGACGGACCGCCGAGCAGCCGGGCGGCGGAGGGGGTGCCCGCGGTCGTGGCGGCCATGCGCAGCCATCAGGCGGCCACGCTGCTGCTGGGGACCGCCGGGGGCGATATGCGCCATGAGGTGTGGATCGGCCCCGACGCCGATCAGGTGGCCGTGCAGCGCTCCCAGGCGCGCGCCATGGGCGTCAGAACACCCGAGCCCGCCCGCGCGGACGACGCGCTGATACGGTCCGCGGCGGTGGCCGACACCGAGGTGCTGGTGGTCCCCGCAGGACTCCAGGGACCGGCCGGGGGCCTGGGCGCGGTGCTGCGCTGGCACGCTTGA
- a CDS encoding discoidin domain-containing protein, translated as MPSRTQRQRQRHRTLLSALATLATVALLSTGPALATPASHSTEAAAEATWDTDRAAAAYAANHNAVTASGSENDGTAPGLAFDGNGSTRWASPFGNDAWIRVDLGATIRIDRVVLDWEAAYGKRYVLEVSKNGTDWTPFYTENAGTGGSLTAHTYPQDVTGRYVRMRGIERGTPYGYSLYSFKVYGGEPAPASTTRTNLALNHPAYSNYYQHAGNSPAFLTDGGWPANLKDDQTRWSSDWNADRWVSVDLGATSTIDTVDLYWEAAYAVDYQVQVSDDNRTWRTVYQPSAAEVAARRADVTSPADAVGRHDTVRLSQPATGRYVRMLGKERRSFYNPAPATAQFGYSLYEFQVWGTGGSASAAYPALPGEQSGAYRTTFLDDFTGATLDRSKWRVVRTGQEMGSVNGESQAYVDSSDTIRTENGNLVLRAKYCKGCAQAGGGTYDFTSGRIDTHTKMDFTYGRVSARMKLPVGDGFWPAFWLLGSDVDDPSVSWPSSGETDIMENIGYADWTSTALHGPGYSADGNIGARQIYAGGGRADQWHTYAVEWTPTVMRFFVDDRVVQETTRNKLESTRGQWVFGHNQYVILNLALGGAYPAGWNKVTTPYWGLPQSSVDRIAAGGVQAEVDWVRVEQKG; from the coding sequence ATGCCATCCCGTACCCAGCGCCAACGCCAACGCCACCGCACCCTGCTGAGCGCCCTCGCCACCTTGGCCACCGTGGCGCTGCTGTCCACGGGCCCGGCCCTCGCCACCCCCGCGTCCCACTCCACCGAGGCCGCCGCCGAGGCGACGTGGGACACCGACCGCGCGGCGGCCGCGTACGCCGCCAATCACAACGCCGTCACCGCATCCGGTAGCGAGAACGACGGCACCGCGCCGGGCCTGGCCTTCGACGGCAACGGGTCGACCCGTTGGGCCAGCCCGTTCGGCAACGACGCATGGATACGTGTCGACCTCGGCGCCACCATCCGGATCGACCGGGTCGTCCTGGACTGGGAGGCCGCCTACGGCAAGAGATACGTCCTGGAGGTGTCGAAGAACGGCACGGACTGGACCCCCTTCTACACCGAGAACGCCGGCACCGGAGGATCCCTCACCGCCCACACCTATCCGCAGGACGTCACCGGCCGCTACGTACGAATGCGCGGCATCGAGCGTGGCACGCCCTACGGCTATTCGCTGTACTCGTTCAAGGTCTACGGCGGCGAGCCCGCCCCCGCGTCGACGACCCGCACCAACCTCGCCCTGAACCACCCAGCCTACTCCAACTACTACCAGCACGCGGGCAATTCACCCGCGTTCCTCACCGACGGCGGCTGGCCCGCCAACCTCAAGGACGACCAGACCCGCTGGTCCAGCGACTGGAACGCCGACCGCTGGGTCTCGGTGGACCTCGGCGCCACCTCCACGATCGACACCGTCGACCTCTACTGGGAGGCGGCCTACGCCGTCGACTACCAGGTGCAGGTGTCCGACGACAACCGCACCTGGCGCACGGTGTATCAGCCCTCCGCCGCCGAGGTGGCCGCCCGTCGCGCGGACGTCACATCGCCCGCCGACGCGGTGGGCCGCCATGACACCGTGAGGCTGTCGCAGCCCGCCACCGGCCGCTATGTGCGGATGCTCGGCAAGGAGCGCCGCTCCTTCTACAACCCGGCCCCGGCCACGGCCCAATTCGGATACTCGCTCTACGAGTTCCAGGTCTGGGGCACCGGCGGGAGCGCCTCCGCCGCCTACCCCGCCCTCCCCGGTGAACAGTCCGGTGCGTATCGGACGACGTTCCTCGACGACTTCACCGGTGCCACCCTCGACCGCTCCAAGTGGCGTGTGGTGCGGACCGGCCAGGAGATGGGGTCGGTCAACGGCGAGTCGCAGGCGTATGTCGACTCCTCCGATACCATCCGCACCGAGAACGGCAATCTCGTCCTCAGGGCGAAGTACTGCAAGGGCTGCGCCCAGGCGGGCGGCGGCACCTACGACTTCACCTCCGGGCGCATCGACACCCACACCAAAATGGACTTCACCTACGGGCGGGTCAGCGCCCGGATGAAGCTGCCGGTCGGCGACGGGTTCTGGCCCGCGTTCTGGCTGCTGGGCAGCGATGTGGACGATCCGTCGGTGTCCTGGCCGTCCTCCGGCGAGACCGACATCATGGAGAACATCGGCTACGCGGACTGGACCAGCACCGCCCTGCACGGCCCCGGCTATTCGGCGGACGGCAACATCGGCGCCCGCCAGATCTACGCGGGCGGCGGTCGCGCCGACCAGTGGCACACCTATGCGGTGGAGTGGACACCCACCGTGATGCGCTTCTTCGTCGACGACCGGGTGGTCCAGGAGACCACCCGCAACAAGCTCGAATCCACCAGAGGCCAGTGGGTCTTCGGCCACAACCAGTACGTCATCCTCAACCTCGCCCTGGGCGGGGCGTATCCGGCCGGGTGGAACAAGGTCACCACCCCGTACTGGGGCCTGCCGCAGTCGAGTGTCGACCGGATAGCGGCGGGGGGAGTGCAGGCGGAGGTGGACTGGGTGCGCGTCGAACAGAAGGGCTGA
- a CDS encoding uracil-DNA glycosylase yields the protein MTTSEPARSYPARRAPGAETLAELDEALIDCRACPRLVEWREETARTKRRAYADWDYWGRPVPGFGPPDASVAIVGLAPAAHGGNRTGRMFTGDRAGDFLYSALYDLGLANRRTATHRGDGLELRGVRITSPVHCAPPANRPTPGERDTCRPWLARELRLLRPTVRSAVVLGAFGWQAVMPALEAAGWSVPRPRPVFGHGARSTLRAADGGAPLTLFGCYHVSQQNTFTGRLTPAMLREVLSAAAEVAGLPVSGPDPDPS from the coding sequence ATGACCACTTCCGAACCCGCGCGCTCCTACCCCGCCCGTCGGGCCCCCGGCGCCGAAACCCTCGCCGAACTGGACGAAGCACTCATCGACTGCCGTGCCTGCCCCCGGCTGGTCGAGTGGCGGGAGGAGACCGCGCGCACCAAGCGCCGGGCCTACGCCGACTGGGACTACTGGGGGCGGCCGGTGCCCGGCTTCGGGCCACCGGACGCCTCGGTGGCGATCGTGGGCCTCGCACCGGCCGCCCACGGTGGAAATCGCACCGGCCGGATGTTCACCGGCGACCGCGCCGGCGACTTCCTGTACTCGGCGCTGTATGACCTGGGGCTGGCCAACCGACGCACCGCCACCCACCGCGGCGACGGTCTGGAGCTGCGCGGGGTCAGGATCACCTCGCCGGTGCACTGCGCCCCGCCCGCCAACCGTCCCACCCCCGGGGAGCGCGACACCTGCCGCCCGTGGCTGGCCCGTGAGCTGCGGCTGCTGCGGCCGACAGTACGGTCCGCAGTGGTGCTCGGCGCGTTCGGCTGGCAGGCCGTGATGCCCGCACTGGAGGCGGCCGGATGGTCCGTGCCCCGGCCGCGGCCCGTGTTCGGGCACGGCGCGCGAAGCACACTGCGGGCGGCCGACGGCGGGGCGCCGCTCACGCTCTTCGGCTGCTACCACGTGAGCCAGCAGAACACCTTCACCGGACGACTCACCCCGGCCATGCTGCGTGAGGTGCTGAGCGCCGCGGCGGAAGTGGCCGGGCTTCCGGTCTCCGGCCCGGATCCGGATCCGTCCTGA